One window of Dermacentor andersoni chromosome 7, qqDerAnde1_hic_scaffold, whole genome shotgun sequence genomic DNA carries:
- the LOC129385518 gene encoding sulfotransferase 1B1-like, with protein sequence MRLLGIRSRKRADDGSLCQLTLNVDEADDQFEEPATPPSATLPGPTGPVELAYVVDGLPVPQKAFNVEVVRDALRYQARPSDVFVATYPKTGTTWTQYIVWMLLNLDRLDEGVPLFTDIVTRHVPFLERVGRKVAEALPEPRIIKHHLPFWLSPYHPLAKYVVAVRNPFDCVVSFYHHCRAEPSMGLRPGTTFDEFFEQFLEARVPFGSYFDHVLSWYARRDDSNVFFFYYETLKQRPATVTLEIADFLDAAAAARLRGDERLLRYVVDKTSIGSLKTSHFSAGPTRRGAGTPRPKAKEPLDKLSANHFRMGEVGEWKRHIKPDQARRLRQLCEERISGTKMWYTWQKWME encoded by the exons ATGCGGCTGCTAGGGATACGTTCCAGAAAGCGAGCCGATGACGGATCCCTCTGCCAATTGACTCTGAACGTCGACGAAGCCGACGACCAATTCGAGGAGCCGGCAACTCCTCCTAGTGCGACGCTGCCTGGCCCCACCGGCCCCGTTGAGCTGGCATACGTCGTCGATGGTCTACCGGTACCACAGAAGGCTTTCAACGTTGAAGTCGTGCGGGACGCCCTCCGGTATCAGGCGCGACCGAGCGACGTATTCGTGGCCACCTACCCAAAGACGGGCACTACGTGGACGCAGTACATCGTCTGGATGCTCCTGAACCTGGACCGATTGGACGAGGGAGTGCCGTTATTCACGGATATCGTGACACGGCACGTGCCCTTCCTGGAGCGC GTTGGCCGAAAGGTGGCCGAAGCGCTTCCCGAGCCTCGCATTATCAAGCACCATCTCCCGTTCTGGCTGTCACCGTACCACCCGCTTGCCAAGTACGTCGTCGCAGTGCGCAACCCGTTCGACTGTGTCGTCTCCTTCTACCACCACTGCCGAGCAGAGCCCTCCATGGGCCTCCGCCCGGGGACCACGTTCGACGAGTTCTTCGAGCAGTTCCTGGAGGCGCGCGTACCCTTCGGCTCGTACTTCGACCACGTCTTGTCCTGGTACGCCCGCCGCGACGACTCCAACGTCTTCTTCTTCTACTACGAGACGCTCAAGCAGCGCCCGGCCACCGTGACACTGGAAATCGCCGACTTCCTggacgccgccgctgcagcgaggCTTCGCGGAGACGAGCGACTCCTACGCTACGTGGTCGACAAGACGTCCATCGGCAGTCTCAAGACCAGCCACTTCTCGGCTGGCCCGACCCGTCGCGGTGCGGGGACGCCTCGTCCAAAAGCGAAGGAACCGTTGGACAAGCTTTCCGCGAATCACTTCCGCATGGGTGAAGTGGGCGAGTGGAAGCGTCACATCAAGCCAGACCAGGCGCGGCGCCTACGTCAGCTATGCGAAGAAAGGATTAGTGGGACCAAGATGTGGTACACGTGGCAAAAGTGGATGGAATGA